Proteins encoded in a region of the Aerosakkonema funiforme FACHB-1375 genome:
- the fabD gene encoding ACP S-malonyltransferase: MTKTAWVFPGQGSQAVGMGVDLLELPAAKAKFDRAEQILGWSVPEICQKEEELSRTLYTQPCLYVVESILADLMREKGQQPDLVAGHSLGEYVALYAAGVFDFEGGLTLVKRRAELMDNAAGGMMAALIGFDRSQLEAKIQEIPDVVLANDNSAAQVVISGTPAAVEALLSQVKAKRAVKLNVSGAFHSPLMATPAAEFEKVLEAVDFADAKVPVLSNVDPTPAVTGAVLKQRLSQQMTGSVRWQEISLALPPEGIDRVVEIGPGKVLTGLIKRTCPDVALQNVSSLAELPN, from the coding sequence ATGACTAAAACGGCGTGGGTGTTTCCAGGACAGGGTTCGCAAGCAGTAGGTATGGGAGTGGATTTATTAGAATTGCCAGCTGCTAAAGCAAAGTTCGATCGCGCAGAGCAGATTTTAGGCTGGTCAGTTCCAGAAATATGCCAAAAGGAGGAAGAACTATCGCGAACCCTTTATACCCAGCCATGCCTTTATGTTGTCGAAAGTATTCTGGCTGACTTGATGCGCGAAAAGGGACAGCAACCCGACCTCGTTGCCGGTCATAGTTTGGGAGAATATGTTGCCCTCTACGCTGCTGGAGTCTTCGATTTTGAAGGTGGGTTGACTTTAGTCAAACGGCGTGCAGAATTAATGGATAATGCCGCTGGCGGGATGATGGCGGCGCTGATCGGGTTCGATCGCTCGCAATTGGAAGCTAAAATTCAAGAAATACCTGACGTTGTACTCGCCAACGATAACAGCGCCGCTCAGGTGGTGATTTCCGGAACGCCAGCAGCAGTAGAAGCACTGCTATCCCAGGTGAAGGCAAAGCGTGCTGTCAAGTTGAATGTTTCCGGTGCTTTCCACTCCCCTTTGATGGCAACACCTGCGGCAGAATTTGAAAAAGTGCTGGAAGCTGTAGACTTTGCCGATGCCAAAGTTCCGGTGCTTTCTAACGTCGATCCGACACCAGCAGTGACAGGGGCAGTATTGAAGCAGCGTCTTTCCCAGCAGATGACCGGTTCGGTACGCTGGCAGGAAATTTCCCTGGCTTTACCGCCAGAAGGGATCGATCGCGTCGTGGAAATTGGCCCTGGCAAAGTTCTCACAGGCTTGATCAAACGCACTTGTCCGGATGTAGCATTGCAAAATGTCAGCAGTCTTGCAGAGTTGCCCAATTAG
- a CDS encoding DUF4259 domain-containing protein produces MGTWGAGNFENDGALDYLCDLVQRLEKEIKDCFTEENRADLDEDGEAVLIPSVAILSVLCEKFNVAPPKETVIKEWRETYLRIYDEQIDNLRPQEDYKQERRQVIEETFAKLERIALSFYR; encoded by the coding sequence ATGGGAACTTGGGGAGCGGGTAATTTTGAGAATGATGGTGCGCTCGATTATTTATGCGATCTTGTCCAGCGGCTGGAAAAAGAAATTAAAGATTGCTTTACTGAAGAAAATCGAGCCGATTTAGATGAAGATGGAGAAGCTGTCCTCATACCGAGCGTAGCCATCCTCTCTGTCTTGTGCGAAAAATTCAATGTCGCGCCACCTAAAGAAACAGTTATTAAGGAATGGCGAGAAACATATCTGCGTATATACGACGAGCAAATAGATAATCTTAGACCACAGGAAGATTACAAGCAGGAACGACGTCAAGTTATCGAAGAGACTTTTGCCAAATTGGAAAGGATTGCACTTAGTTTTTATCGATGA
- a CDS encoding Uma2 family endonuclease — translation MSLTVRDLEKFQAQLSSDYDDYQIELQEGNIIIMGPSDIVSSEIGIRLSAFLFAWIEPRKLGRVFDSSGGFILSNTDLRAPDVSFVCAERLRQSPRDFGELVPDLVVEIKSRTDRVKKLREKIQMFLELGARVGILIDPDKLTVTVYRSGGEPTIFNNEDTLTIPELFPGWELAVAQLWPPVFD, via the coding sequence ATGTCTTTAACTGTCCGGGATTTGGAAAAATTTCAAGCGCAACTTTCATCAGACTATGACGACTATCAAATAGAGTTGCAAGAGGGAAACATTATTATCATGGGGCCATCAGATATCGTATCCAGTGAAATTGGTATTCGTTTAAGCGCTTTTTTGTTTGCGTGGATTGAACCAAGAAAACTAGGGCGGGTGTTTGATTCCAGTGGGGGATTCATCCTGTCTAATACAGACTTACGCGCTCCAGATGTTTCCTTCGTTTGTGCAGAAAGATTGCGGCAAAGTCCTCGTGATTTTGGTGAGCTAGTTCCCGACTTGGTTGTAGAGATTAAATCCCGGACAGATAGAGTAAAAAAACTTCGCGAAAAAATTCAAATGTTTCTGGAACTAGGCGCGAGGGTAGGAATATTGATCGATCCAGATAAGCTGACAGTAACTGTCTATCGATCTGGTGGCGAACCAACAATATTCAATAATGAAGATACCCTCACTATTCCAGAATTATTTCCCGGTTGGGAATTGGCTGTTGCTCAATTATGGCCTCCCGTATTTGATTAA
- a CDS encoding beta-ketoacyl-ACP synthase 3, giving the protein MLQQSGFGIAITGSGAATPTAYLDNQSLAQLVETSDEWITTRTGIRQRRLAAASDSLSSLATAAAAEAIAMAGIAAEELDLIILATSTADDLFGSASQIQAQLGARQAVAFDLTAACSGFVFGLVTAAQFIRTGVYRNVLLIGADILSRWVDWSDRRTCILFGDGAGAVVMQASECDRLLGFELRSDGSMNNCLNLGYRGQPKSLVEEVSIGQGGYQPITMNGQEVYRFAVKRVPEVIEKALYRADISVDKVDWLVLHQANQRILDAVADRLHIPPEKVISNLANYGNTSAASIPIALDEAVRQGQIKPGDTIAAAGFGAGLTWGAAIFQWGR; this is encoded by the coding sequence ATGTTGCAACAATCAGGGTTTGGTATTGCCATCACAGGCAGCGGTGCGGCTACACCGACGGCTTATCTCGATAATCAGAGTCTCGCTCAATTGGTGGAGACTTCTGATGAATGGATTACTACACGCACTGGCATCCGTCAGCGTCGTCTGGCGGCAGCATCCGACTCTCTGAGCTCTCTAGCTACTGCTGCCGCTGCTGAGGCGATCGCAATGGCGGGGATCGCAGCGGAGGAACTGGATCTGATTATTCTGGCTACCTCCACCGCTGACGACTTGTTTGGCAGCGCCAGTCAAATTCAGGCCCAACTGGGAGCAAGGCAAGCAGTGGCGTTTGACCTCACTGCTGCCTGTTCCGGTTTCGTTTTTGGCTTGGTTACGGCGGCACAGTTTATCCGCACCGGTGTCTACCGCAATGTTTTGTTAATTGGTGCCGATATCCTCTCCCGTTGGGTAGATTGGTCGGATCGGCGCACCTGCATTTTATTCGGTGATGGCGCTGGGGCTGTGGTTATGCAGGCTTCCGAGTGCGATCGTCTCTTAGGTTTTGAACTCCGCAGCGATGGCAGTATGAATAACTGCCTCAATCTTGGCTATCGGGGACAGCCAAAATCACTCGTTGAGGAAGTTAGCATCGGTCAAGGCGGTTATCAGCCCATCACTATGAACGGCCAAGAAGTTTATCGCTTCGCCGTCAAAAGAGTGCCGGAAGTCATTGAAAAAGCCTTATATCGAGCAGATATAAGTGTTGACAAAGTAGACTGGTTGGTGCTACATCAAGCAAACCAGCGCATTCTCGATGCTGTTGCCGATCGCCTACACATTCCGCCAGAGAAAGTGATTAGCAATCTCGCTAATTATGGCAATACCTCTGCCGCTTCTATTCCCATAGCTCTAGATGAAGCCGTTCGTCAAGGCCAAATTAAACCCGGTGATACGATCGCAGCCGCCGGTTTTGGTGCTGGTTTGACTTGGGGTGCAGCAATCTTCCAGTGGGGTAGGTAA
- the plsX gene encoding phosphate acyltransferase PlsX, translated as MGSTRARIAIDAMGGDHAPAEIVAGALRAREELDVEVLLVGDEPQIQSFLGQHTSSFPLEIVPAEGTIEMHEEPLSGLKRKPKASINVAMDLVKQKRADAVVSAGHSGAAMAAALLRLGRLRGIDRPAIGAVFPTILAGKSVLILDVGANVDCRPKFLEQFAVMGSIYSEYVLGVSEPKVGLLNIGEEPSKGNDLAIRTHEMLENNPKISFIGNAEGRDVLSGRFDVIVCDGFAGNVLLKFAEAVGEIMLQILKEELPQGLHGQLGTALLKPNLKRIKQRIDHAEHGGGLLLGVAGICIISHGSSQAPSIFNAIRLAKEAIDNRVLDRIQSSYQKSAAPTADGE; from the coding sequence ATGGGCTCGACTCGCGCACGGATTGCAATTGACGCTATGGGTGGGGATCACGCACCCGCCGAAATCGTCGCAGGCGCTCTGAGGGCAAGGGAAGAACTAGACGTGGAAGTGTTGCTGGTGGGAGATGAGCCTCAAATCCAATCTTTCCTGGGACAACACACAAGTTCTTTTCCGCTGGAAATTGTGCCTGCTGAAGGCACAATTGAAATGCACGAGGAGCCCCTGAGCGGCTTAAAACGCAAGCCCAAAGCTTCTATCAACGTTGCTATGGACTTGGTGAAGCAAAAACGGGCTGACGCAGTGGTTTCCGCCGGTCACTCCGGGGCGGCAATGGCAGCCGCACTGCTGCGTCTGGGAAGACTGCGGGGAATCGATCGCCCAGCAATTGGCGCGGTGTTTCCAACGATACTCGCTGGCAAGTCGGTGCTGATTTTGGATGTTGGCGCAAATGTTGACTGCCGTCCCAAGTTTTTGGAACAGTTTGCTGTTATGGGTTCGATTTACAGCGAGTACGTACTGGGAGTATCTGAGCCGAAAGTGGGATTGCTCAATATCGGCGAGGAACCTTCCAAAGGTAACGATTTGGCAATCCGCACCCATGAGATGCTGGAAAATAATCCCAAAATTTCCTTCATCGGTAATGCTGAAGGTCGGGACGTTCTCTCCGGTCGGTTTGATGTCATCGTTTGCGATGGCTTTGCGGGCAATGTCTTGTTGAAATTTGCCGAAGCTGTAGGCGAAATTATGCTGCAAATCCTGAAAGAGGAGTTACCTCAAGGATTGCACGGACAGTTGGGTACGGCTTTGCTCAAACCAAATCTGAAGCGAATCAAGCAGCGCATCGACCACGCGGAACACGGCGGCGGTTTGCTTTTGGGCGTTGCCGGAATTTGCATTATCAGCCACGGTAGTTCTCAAGCTCCTTCTATTTTTAACGCGATTCGCTTGGCTAAAGAAGCGATCGATAACCGCGTACTCGATCGCATTCAGTCGAGTTATCAAAAAAGTGCTGCACCAACGGCTGATGGAGAATAA
- a CDS encoding D-alanyl-D-alanine carboxypeptidase yields MLELFSTGLMSAWLSMAGMERSQLDAVQALTWPGTPGFVLPAAPEPTTAIALQQYLKELSKKGSTTNSQGVWIQSGPVLLSSNQGTVPLPAASLTKIATSLASLNTWSPSHQFETLFAATGPIKNGVLQGDLVVIGSGDPLFIWEEGIAVGNALNRLGIKRVAGNLVIKGNFYMNYTVTAAVAGQMLRETLNAKSWSKGTTFRYHFSMPKGTPKPFLAIAGGVKVLSAQNSQGGSNNSQQILLLRHRSLTLAQILKHMNVYSNNEMAQMLATALGGAAVVRELAAEAAGVPQSEILLVNGSGLGADNRISPRAVCAMLQAIQHKLQPVGLTIADLFPVSGFDRDGTMIHRQIPNAAVVKTGTLRNVSALAGVFPTRDRGLVWFAIINRGNDVPNLRMGQDRFLQSLIQEWGAASDLPKVVLPSPSNFGDASRLGATVRNDILFGG; encoded by the coding sequence ATGCTGGAATTATTTAGCACTGGGTTAATGTCTGCATGGCTTTCGATGGCAGGAATGGAACGCTCCCAGCTAGATGCTGTGCAGGCCCTGACATGGCCCGGTACACCTGGGTTTGTGTTACCGGCGGCTCCAGAACCGACAACCGCGATCGCATTGCAGCAATACCTAAAAGAACTGTCGAAAAAAGGTTCGACGACCAATTCGCAGGGTGTGTGGATTCAGTCTGGGCCCGTGTTGCTGTCCAGCAATCAGGGTACGGTGCCCCTGCCAGCTGCCTCTTTAACCAAAATTGCCACTTCTTTGGCCAGTTTGAATACCTGGTCTCCTTCTCATCAGTTTGAAACGCTTTTTGCCGCCACTGGGCCGATAAAAAATGGTGTATTGCAAGGGGATTTGGTAGTCATCGGCAGTGGCGATCCGCTGTTCATTTGGGAAGAAGGGATCGCTGTCGGTAATGCGCTCAACCGTCTTGGTATTAAGCGCGTTGCTGGCAATTTGGTGATTAAAGGCAATTTTTATATGAATTACACCGTTACAGCAGCTGTGGCGGGTCAAATGCTTAGAGAAACGCTAAATGCTAAGAGTTGGTCAAAAGGAACTACGTTCAGATATCATTTCTCGATGCCCAAGGGAACCCCCAAACCGTTCTTAGCGATCGCAGGTGGCGTGAAAGTTCTCTCTGCCCAAAATTCCCAGGGTGGCAGTAATAATTCGCAACAAATTTTATTATTGCGTCACCGCTCTCTTACTTTGGCGCAAATCTTGAAGCACATGAATGTTTACAGCAATAACGAAATGGCACAGATGCTGGCTACTGCTTTGGGAGGCGCTGCTGTTGTACGAGAGCTTGCTGCTGAAGCAGCTGGAGTTCCCCAGTCGGAAATTCTGTTGGTGAACGGATCTGGACTGGGAGCGGACAATCGCATTTCCCCCAGGGCAGTTTGTGCTATGTTACAAGCGATTCAACACAAGTTGCAGCCTGTAGGCTTAACCATTGCCGACTTATTTCCAGTTTCGGGTTTCGATCGCGACGGTACGATGATACATCGGCAGATACCGAATGCAGCAGTCGTAAAAACGGGTACTCTGCGGAATGTCAGTGCGCTAGCTGGGGTTTTTCCCACACGCGATCGCGGTTTGGTTTGGTTTGCTATCATCAACCGAGGCAACGATGTCCCGAATCTTCGCATGGGTCAAGATAGGTTTCTACAATCATTGATCCAGGAATGGGGCGCAGCATCAGATTTACCAAAAGTAGTTCTTCCCTCTCCCTCTAATTTCGGCGATGCCAGTCGTTTAGGAGCTACAGTTCGCAATGATATTCTGTTTGGAGGCTAG
- the lptC gene encoding LPS export ABC transporter periplasmic protein LptC codes for MNKNNRGKIVPLKLVFLLPLLLSIVACRSDGRTAKKLAQDSQLAQESAAGKNVEGGFTFNEVTLDRADEKGSPVWKIKAKQAVYSNNNKIAQIQSPIGDLFQDGKLLYQVTGQQGEVHQDGKKIFLKGQIVATDIQNGVVLRGNEMEWRPQEDLLIVRNQLTGTHKQVDASAREARAFSREKRIELIGNVVAFAKEQSLQMRTEHLTWEMQNEKMYSNRPVQFYRYIGTTIADRGFGDRGDVDLKNKIATLKKNGQLALLDPPLDIASNFLIWNVTGKTVTSEEPVRISHRVQQVTLTGDRGRVDLEPKIAYLSGKVFGVGKRPPSQMRTDKLTWYLPTETFEAVGNVYYRQTDPPLSLTGPKAVGQLKNQTIVLSGGNSGGRVVTEIVP; via the coding sequence TTGAATAAAAATAATCGTGGCAAAATTGTCCCGCTCAAACTCGTTTTTTTGCTGCCGCTCCTGTTAAGCATAGTAGCTTGCAGGAGCGACGGTCGTACAGCAAAAAAACTGGCTCAAGATAGTCAACTCGCGCAAGAAAGTGCGGCGGGAAAAAATGTTGAAGGTGGTTTTACCTTTAATGAGGTTACGCTCGATCGCGCTGATGAAAAGGGAAGTCCTGTATGGAAAATCAAGGCAAAACAAGCGGTATATAGCAATAACAACAAGATTGCACAAATTCAAAGTCCGATAGGTGATTTGTTCCAGGATGGCAAGTTACTTTATCAAGTAACAGGACAACAGGGAGAAGTTCATCAGGATGGCAAGAAAATTTTTCTTAAAGGCCAAATTGTCGCGACCGATATCCAAAACGGCGTAGTCTTGCGCGGCAACGAGATGGAATGGCGTCCCCAAGAAGATCTTTTGATTGTCCGAAATCAATTGACTGGAACTCACAAACAAGTAGACGCATCCGCACGAGAAGCGCGAGCTTTTAGTCGAGAAAAACGAATAGAATTAATCGGTAACGTAGTAGCATTTGCCAAAGAGCAATCTTTACAAATGAGAACCGAGCATTTGACTTGGGAAATGCAAAACGAAAAAATGTATAGCAATCGCCCAGTTCAATTTTACCGATATATTGGCACGACGATCGCAGATCGAGGATTCGGCGACCGAGGAGATGTTGACCTCAAAAATAAAATCGCTACGTTGAAAAAAAACGGTCAGTTAGCGTTATTAGATCCACCCCTCGATATTGCCAGTAATTTTTTAATTTGGAACGTTACAGGCAAAACAGTAACTTCCGAAGAACCTGTGCGAATTTCCCATCGCGTCCAACAAGTGACCTTAACAGGCGATCGAGGTCGAGTCGATCTAGAGCCCAAAATCGCTTATTTAAGTGGCAAAGTATTCGGTGTAGGAAAGCGTCCGCCATCCCAAATGCGAACGGATAAACTCACTTGGTATCTTCCTACAGAAACCTTTGAGGCTGTAGGCAATGTGTATTACAGACAAACTGACCCACCCTTGAGCTTGACCGGCCCCAAAGCCGTTGGCCAACTAAAAAACCAAACTATTGTCCTCAGCGGCGGTAACAGCGGCGGTAGAGTCGTTACCGAAATTGTTCCCTAA
- a CDS encoding LabA-like NYN domain-containing protein yields the protein MLNNLERDSLFTPEQVLENRGRVAIFIDGSNLFYAALQLGIEIDYTKLLCRLTAGSRLLRSFFYTGVDRTNEKQQGFLLWMRRNGYRVIAKDLVQLPDGSKKANLDVEIAVDMMALVGSYDTAVLVSGDGDLAYAVDAVSYRGVRVEVVSLRSMTSDSLINVADRYIDLENIKEDIQKTPRQGYTYRPFSGIGLLDDPKDDE from the coding sequence ATGTTGAATAATTTGGAAAGAGATTCGCTATTCACGCCAGAACAAGTTCTAGAAAATCGCGGTCGCGTTGCTATTTTTATTGATGGCTCGAATTTGTTTTATGCAGCCCTGCAACTGGGAATTGAAATCGACTACACCAAATTGCTTTGTCGATTAACTGCTGGCTCTCGACTGCTGCGATCGTTCTTTTATACTGGAGTCGATCGCACTAACGAAAAGCAGCAGGGTTTTCTACTGTGGATGCGCCGCAACGGCTACCGAGTAATTGCCAAAGACCTCGTACAATTGCCGGATGGTTCTAAAAAAGCTAACCTCGATGTGGAAATAGCTGTAGATATGATGGCCTTAGTCGGTTCCTACGACACAGCTGTTTTGGTAAGCGGAGATGGCGATCTGGCATACGCAGTCGATGCAGTTAGTTATCGGGGCGTTCGGGTAGAAGTAGTGAGTCTCCGTTCCATGACCAGCGACAGTTTGATCAATGTGGCAGACCGTTATATCGACCTGGAAAATATCAAGGAAGATATCCAAAAAACTCCACGACAAGGCTATACATACCGTCCGTTTTCTGGTATAGGTTTGCTGGACGATCCCAAAGATGACGAATAA
- the metG gene encoding methionine--tRNA ligase, which produces MNSIDKNKNTFAVTTPLYYVNDLPHIGSAYTTIAADAIARFQRLRGKSVLLITGTDEHGQKIERTAESRGKSPKEHCDEIAVGFQALWQQLDIQYDRFSRTTAPKHEAIVKQFFQDVWDKGDIYQSQQKGWYCVSCEEFKEERELLEGRRCALHPNKEVEWRDEQNYFFRLSKYQSQLEALYQERPDFIQPQSRRNEVLNFVNQGLQDFSISRVNVQWGFPVPVDPSQTIYVWFDALLGYVTALLDPDSEPTLENALSKWWPIDLHLIGKDILRFHAVYWPAMLLSAGLPIPYRVFGHGFITVDGQKMSKTLGNTIDPVALVKRYGTDAVRYYFMKEIEFGRDGDFNEKERFIPILNADLANDLGNLLNRTLNMARKYWGGKVPNISGQDIPADNTLKVIGSDLGERVAQAYEALAFTQATEAILTLIRAGNKYIDEQAPWTLYKQGKQVLVEQVLYAVLESVRLAAYLLSPIIPNISNEIYRQLGFDTNFNDKTQINVSAPFNIHANWGTLPSSQTLGEPRPVFQKLELLETGSSEDK; this is translated from the coding sequence ATGAATTCTATCGATAAAAATAAAAACACATTTGCTGTTACAACACCGCTGTACTACGTAAACGACTTACCTCACATAGGAAGTGCTTATACTACGATCGCCGCAGATGCGATCGCTCGGTTTCAAAGGCTACGCGGAAAATCCGTGTTGCTGATTACAGGAACTGACGAACACGGGCAGAAAATTGAACGTACAGCAGAAAGTCGGGGGAAATCGCCTAAAGAACACTGTGACGAAATTGCCGTTGGCTTTCAAGCACTTTGGCAACAGCTCGATATTCAGTACGATCGGTTCAGCCGTACCACAGCCCCAAAACACGAAGCTATTGTCAAACAATTTTTTCAGGACGTCTGGGACAAAGGCGATATCTACCAGAGCCAACAAAAAGGTTGGTACTGCGTTTCCTGCGAAGAATTTAAAGAAGAACGCGAACTCCTGGAAGGAAGGCGTTGTGCCTTGCACCCAAACAAAGAGGTAGAATGGCGAGACGAGCAGAACTATTTCTTCCGGCTCTCCAAGTACCAAAGCCAACTCGAAGCCCTGTATCAAGAAAGACCCGATTTTATTCAGCCACAAAGCCGCCGTAACGAAGTTCTCAACTTTGTCAACCAAGGACTGCAAGACTTCTCGATTTCGCGAGTAAACGTGCAGTGGGGCTTCCCGGTGCCAGTTGACCCCAGCCAAACAATATACGTTTGGTTTGATGCTCTGCTCGGTTATGTTACCGCTCTACTCGATCCGGATAGCGAACCTACCTTAGAGAATGCCTTATCAAAATGGTGGCCGATCGACTTACATTTGATTGGCAAAGATATTTTACGCTTCCACGCCGTTTATTGGCCTGCCATGTTGCTATCAGCCGGTCTGCCAATTCCATACCGAGTGTTTGGGCATGGTTTTATTACCGTAGACGGACAAAAAATGAGTAAAACGCTTGGTAATACGATCGATCCCGTTGCCTTAGTCAAGCGCTACGGTACAGATGCTGTGCGCTACTACTTTATGAAAGAAATTGAATTTGGGCGGGATGGCGATTTTAACGAAAAAGAAAGATTTATTCCCATACTCAATGCCGACCTGGCAAACGACTTGGGCAACTTGCTCAATCGCACGCTGAACATGGCACGTAAGTACTGGGGTGGCAAAGTACCGAATATCAGCGGTCAAGATATCCCCGCAGATAATACCCTCAAAGTTATTGGCAGCGACTTGGGAGAAAGAGTCGCCCAAGCCTACGAAGCCCTCGCTTTCACCCAAGCAACTGAAGCGATTCTTACATTGATTCGCGCCGGCAACAAATACATTGACGAACAGGCTCCTTGGACACTGTACAAGCAGGGAAAACAGGTACTTGTAGAACAAGTACTGTACGCTGTTTTAGAATCAGTACGATTGGCTGCCTATCTCTTGTCACCGATTATCCCCAATATCAGCAACGAAATTTATCGGCAATTGGGCTTTGATACGAACTTTAATGACAAAACACAAATTAATGTTTCAGCACCTTTCAACATCCATGCTAATTGGGGAACACTACCTAGTAGTCAGACTTTAGGCGAACCCCGACCCGTCTTTCAGAAACTGGAGTTACTGGAAACCGGTTCGTCAGAAGACAAATAA
- a CDS encoding lysophospholipid acyltransferase family protein — MLLVSNHRSFMDAPVLMASVGRTIRFACHHYMGEVPVMREIVTSLGCFPLKESGLRQQHFFDRAIELLQTQQVVGVFPEGAQPMVKFSPPDKLGKFQRGFAHLALRAAVPDLVILPVTIASIEESVSSAVPLKLLSLFDPSEPLFAQPGWHPLVVYRRVNVLIGHPSWISASQREYYQGKQAKAVVAEITHYCQTEIAELLRRGCY, encoded by the coding sequence ATGCTGCTGGTGAGCAATCATCGCAGCTTTATGGATGCACCGGTGCTGATGGCATCTGTGGGGCGTACAATTCGTTTTGCTTGTCATCATTACATGGGGGAAGTACCGGTGATGCGGGAAATTGTGACAAGCTTAGGGTGCTTTCCCTTAAAAGAATCCGGACTCAGACAGCAGCATTTCTTCGATCGGGCGATCGAGCTTTTACAAACTCAGCAGGTAGTGGGAGTGTTTCCGGAAGGGGCGCAACCTATGGTCAAGTTTAGCCCGCCGGATAAATTAGGGAAGTTTCAAAGGGGATTCGCACATTTGGCTTTGCGAGCTGCGGTGCCGGATTTGGTAATATTGCCAGTGACGATCGCTTCGATTGAGGAATCGGTAAGTTCAGCCGTTCCTCTCAAGCTACTGAGCTTATTTGACCCTTCAGAACCGTTATTCGCTCAACCGGGTTGGCATCCTTTGGTAGTATATCGCCGAGTTAACGTTCTCATCGGTCATCCTTCTTGGATAAGCGCTTCCCAACGGGAATACTATCAAGGCAAACAGGCAAAAGCAGTCGTTGCTGAGATTACGCATTACTGTCAAACTGAAATTGCCGAACTGCTCCGTCGGGGCTGTTATTGA
- a CDS encoding alpha/beta fold hydrolase, whose amino-acid sequence MTPKPLKPDCPLFVFLPGMDGTGQLFRSQTAGLETGFDIRCLAIPANDLTNWDVLADKVVGLIEAEIKQDPQRSVYLCGESFGGCLAIKVALRAPQLFERLILVNPASSISRRPWIYLGISLTKIVPESFYQFGSLVGLSVLAALARIAPEDRQALMEAVQMVPQKTAVWRLSLLKDFDVENIELHRIGQPVLIVAGASDRLLPSVTEAECLAESLPNAEIVVLPESGHACLLEKDVNLYEIMKARKFLPSQSKRSHTLARSKNSKSELVSSPT is encoded by the coding sequence TTGACGCCTAAACCACTTAAGCCAGATTGCCCCCTATTTGTATTTCTGCCAGGAATGGATGGTACGGGTCAACTGTTTCGATCGCAAACTGCTGGTTTGGAAACTGGCTTCGATATACGCTGTTTGGCGATCCCAGCCAATGACTTGACAAACTGGGATGTTCTGGCCGATAAAGTTGTGGGGCTGATCGAAGCAGAAATAAAGCAAGATCCCCAGCGATCGGTTTATTTGTGCGGCGAGTCGTTTGGTGGTTGCTTGGCAATTAAAGTTGCGCTGCGAGCTCCTCAACTATTTGAACGCCTGATTTTAGTCAACCCAGCTTCTTCTATAAGTCGTCGCCCTTGGATATATTTGGGCATCTCTTTGACTAAGATCGTGCCTGAGAGCTTTTATCAGTTTGGTTCATTGGTAGGTTTGTCGGTTTTAGCGGCTTTGGCAAGAATTGCGCCTGAAGACCGTCAAGCCCTCATGGAAGCTGTCCAAATGGTACCTCAGAAAACGGCTGTGTGGCGACTATCTCTGCTCAAAGATTTTGATGTTGAGAATATCGAGTTACATCGCATCGGTCAACCGGTGCTGATTGTTGCGGGTGCGTCCGATCGCCTGCTACCCTCTGTAACTGAAGCCGAATGCTTAGCGGAAAGCTTACCCAATGCGGAAATCGTGGTTCTACCCGAAAGCGGTCACGCTTGTTTGCTGGAGAAGGATGTCAATCTCTACGAAATTATGAAAGCCCGCAAGTTCTTACCCTCTCAGAGTAAGCGTTCCCACACTTTAGCACGGTCAAAAAATTCAAAAAGTGAGCTTGTCAGTTCACCGACTTAA